TCGCTTACCAATCTTAGAGGATGTCTTAGGCACATGTAGGCGTATACATAAGCTCTTACAAACTTGACAACATGCAGGAGTTTGGTTTTTCTCACGTATACCTATCGTCAAGTACGTTGATGTTTGCTGCCGGCAGATGCTGTTTGTGGGCGCCCTTTGGCCTGTTGCAAGGAGGTTGCAGCTGCACTTCCTCGCTTACTAGTGTGGTATTTCGCCATCTAGCGGACTAGGCCTTGGACTCCTTTAATTTTTAGCCTTGTAAGGTGTAAGTACTGAAAGGGCGCTCCAAGCTAATTCTGCTGTGCTTGTGGAAGCGCCCTCGGTCGTTGTGCCAAGGACGACAGTTGGGACCCCCTTTTCAGGTGTTCGACTCAGTCCTTCTAGAAAAAAAGAACGGACTTCCGCCAGATTTCGAAAGGAGACCATGGAATTTGagttttgatcttgatctttCGGCCTATCTCTAGTGTACTTCCGTTAAGATGTGAGTTCTTGCAGCTTGGTTGTGGGCAGGTCGGAGTTTAGATTTATGGCGCCAAGTACAGTTGAACTGCCGTTTTGGGAGGTTCAACTTCAACTTGGATTATTGTCTTTGCCACGCCACCATGGTGGTCTCAATGGTTTCAATGTGGGCAGTTGAGCAATCCTCGATGTCTTCGAATTCTTGTAATGCAACTTGTGTGGGGGCTTATACCGTTTTACGTGTTGATTGCGAGTCTAGTCTATCGCTGGCAttgagatatatattataGACGAGTGTCTGTGTCCTTCACACAATTTCCCACCCTGAGCCACCTCAAGCCAACATGCCACACGAGTTGACAACGATGGCAGTGGAGCATACAAGTTAAATACAAGCCACGAAAAGTGGAGATAAAGTTGACACAGGCACATACAAATGGTAAGTATTCTATGCATATCATGGAAGAAAATCAGCGATAGCGTGACACAGGTAGAATCGATTGATGGACGGTTGAAGGAATTGGAAGTTCGGGACTACAAAACGAAGATTTAATCAAACCCACACAAAATCAAGGATGAGTCGATGGCGAGGATGGAAAACGCTCAGGCCATCCAAACAACGTGTCAACCATCCATAAACCACGAGGACGTCAGCTGCGAACAGCAAAAATGGCCAGCTCCAACTATCAAAGCGTGCTGAGCACCGCAATACAAGCCAAGATACCGTACTTCTACCAAACGAGGTTTACTACTCGCAAAACCAAAAGAAGTCCAAAAGATTATTTCAAGTTTTGATTGTATTCGTATCGGATCGCACTTAAGTGCTTGATCCCACCATGTCCATGGTGCCAGCCGTAATTTGGAGGCCGCTATGATACAATAAATCTCAGAAGCGCACACCATGGACGCGCAATAGTGGTAATCGAGTGTTATGAAAAGCAAACCCAGAGACCCATGACAGTTGTAGTAAAATAAATCAGAGAACACCCCAACGTCCCGTCGTACCGTGAACCAGCccggaaaagaaaagaacaaaTGATTTAGCCACCGAAACCGTAGAGGGTACCTGAATAAGAAGGTTAGAGACGCGTTGTAGAACGGAAAGACACGTGAAAACTTACGGCCCTGGCGCTTGAGAGCGTAGACAACGTCAAGAGAAGTGACAGTCTTGCGCTTGGCGTGCTCAGTGTAGGTGACAGCATCACGGATGACACCCTCGAGGAAGGTCTTGAGGACACCACGGGTCTCCTCGTAGATCATAGCGGAGATACGCTTGACACCACCACGACGTGCGAGACGACGGATAGCGGGCTTGGTAATTCCCTGGATGTTGTCACGCAAAATCTTGCGGTGACGCTTGGCACCACCTTTGCCGAGACCCTTTCCACCCTTGCCGCCTGAAACGAGACGCGTTAGAACGCGCTTCTTGCTGAAAAGATTGTAGTGTGGGGTAATAACTTACGGCCAGACATCTTGAATATGGAttagaagaaaagagagattTGTTTAAGTGGGTTGAAGAGGAGATGGTAGTTGAGTGGTCGATGGAATTGATGGAATTGATGGAAAAAGAGATAAAGAAAACGGATGTGGACAGAGGATATTTGTATGATACGAGAATGAGCGAGGTCTGGGAAATCACGCGCTAGGGATCGCGTCCACCAATGAGAATGCAGGATCACAGACCAACCTTGATCTACCGGGAGACCCCAGAGTTGGAAACGCCGACTTTGCCGTGGTCCATCTTTGATCCTTCTATAATCCACCACCAACAATGTAAATATACaataaaaaaagaagcaTTATACATTCCAAAAGATGCCGAATACACCAGAATACATTAATTATGGATTCAAAGGAGGTTGGTTGCAAGATCAAGAATTCAAGTGGTTGACATTCTACACTCCCTGATCCTGCATTCCTATTGGTCCAGAGCTCGCTTAGTTGGCAGTACCAGCACTTTGATTCAGCTCAGCCAATCAGAGCTCACCGCAAATCAGTCTCTGGGCTACACGCTACGCAGTCCCTAGTCCTACGCGCTGAATTTCCTGCCTGATCCAGATCGGCTCACTTCCCCTGATTCGTTGCTCCCTTCCAGATCAATCCCCCCCTCCCGACTCCTACAAATACTCTTCCCCCACCCTCCTCTCTCTTCCCTTTTACATCCATCCACGCCAACCAACTCTTTCATCAACAAAAACACTTTTTTCATCAAGTCTATCATCCAAGATGGCTCGTACCAAGCAGACTGCCCGTAagtctttccttttttttttcatactTGTCCATTTTTCCTCCCTCGCTGGTAAAGCCTGCGTGGTCAGGTGACCGTGTCCGAAGGGGGATTTAGTGACGCGTTCACGCGTGGAGAAGAACCATTTTGCTAACTGTTTAAATAGGTAAGTCCACTGGTGGCAAGGCTCCCCGTAAGCAGCTCGCTTCCAAGGCCGCCCGCAAGGCCGCCCCCTCCACCGGAGGTGTCAAGAAGCCCCACCGCTACAAGCCCGGTAAGTTCCGCCTCATGTCGAACATGGCATCCACCCAACCCACTCTAGAATATTTCTAACGTTCCATCTCCAGGTACCGTCGCTCTTCGCGAGATTCGCCGCTACCAGAAGTCCACTGAGCTTTTGATTCGCAAGCTTCCCTTCCAGCGTCTGGTCCGTGAGATCGCCCAGGACTTCAAGTCCGATCTCCGCTTCCAGTCCTCTGCCATCGGTGCTCTCCAGGAGTCCGTTGAGGCCTACCTCGTCTCTCTCTTCGAAGACACCAACCTCTGCGCTATCCACGCCAAGCGTGTCACCATCCAGTCCAAGGACATCCAGTTGGCCCGCCGTCTCCGTGGCGAGCGCTCGtaatttttcttttcaacgaGCTGGTTTTCTGAAAGGCGATCATGGGGTTTGTTTTTATCTTTTTATCATGACTACTGGCGATACATGATGGGTTTGCTTTCAAATATCAATGGGTTTCGGCACCGGGTTGCCTCGcaattttgctttttttttttatcgaTGCTACTGCTCACCATCGATTGATGAATCAGTCATGGGCATGTACATTATGGGGGCCCCCTTTAACATGATGCCTTAGCGCGCATCATCTCATGACAAGACGCTTCAATGCTGTCTTCTATGGTTCATTATTCCACTCTATTCCGGTAAACGATAAACATGAAAGGGTAATGTGTAGAAACCGACGCGCCTTCTTTTTCCGCTGCCTTGGTTTACGTTCTCTCCTGTGTTCACATTGCTGCATGTCGAGAGAAACTCTTCGGTCGCAAGACTTGCCGTCTACCTCCAAACAGGTCACGCCTCTGGGGCTAATGCCGACGCCCAACAACACCATCCAAAACGAGATGAAAATTTGTTTTAGCCCGCAACAATAAGAGACCTTGTCTCTGAATGTGATTATTTAAGAATCAACAAACAAACGAGTGATTCGATCCCACCCAAACTCTTCCCGGAAGTTCTCCTTCTCATTGCACAACAAAGAGGCAACATCATCAACACCACACATCAATCATTGGACAGTCACATACAGACAACGGATTCTGATGGCCACTTGGAAAAACCGCCTAAAGAACGCATGCCACCTCAGTGTACCGGGATTTCAGAACTGGACTGCCACCCCCGAGCACTCAATGCACCAACTTGGACTGTGACTTCACCTTGACTTATCCCCAGTTTAAGACGTAACTGGGAGTTGGAAATCCCCAATCAAGTCCAACTGTACAAAAATTCAGCGACCAAGCAATCACACAACTAACAAGTTAACCAGCACACAACCCGAATTCGGGGCTCCGACTAATTCGTGCACATCATGCTAACTGAAATTGACCAGACTCAAGAATCAAATCCGATTGCCGCATGAGAACTTAACTTCAAATTAAATACGCGGATATGATGGAGTCACAATGATCTCAGCGCATCATAGGGCCCCAAAGCGGTGGTAGGTCATTGTCGACGGCCTTGTGGTGGTTCTGTATCCGTACCTAGGCATATAATATCAGTGACTCATCGCCTTTTTAGCCAGGAATATTCCCGAATAAGCCATTTTTATCTCTACTCAATTATCAAGTCGAACTTGGGAGAACAAGGGAGTAGATAATTTTAATACAGATCTACATGTGTATGAATGTCAGTTGGTCGATCCTGGTCTAAAACCCAGCACGCAAACTAGAGGCAACTGGGAGTGCACTCCTAAGACAGCAATTCTGATTTTACAGCATTGCATGGATTTCTAGGAAGGTGAGCTATTTGGTGTTACATatgtgaaaaaaagaaaacgatGGTAACCTACTCGCAGGGCTGACCCAGACGCTGGATGGCACCTGGGCAGTTTAGGTGTCTCTCTCCCAGCTATCATGAAGACTTAAAGTGGGGATAGAGTGACTTGAACGCGTGTTTCGTTTCTTTGATCTTGGTAACACCATCGCTGGAAACTATTCGAGATTTGGGAATCAAGTAGCTGAGGCAGAGGGGGTATCTATGGATTTAGGTTGACATGTATACCCCAGTTAAGTGCCAAGATCAAGGCTATATAGCCTGGTAGGAAATGTACTTATTCCCAGTGGATCCAAATCTGACAGCTGGCCTGAGGCCAAAACAGAAGAAGGCGCCAAGCACCGCGGAAAATTCTAGCGGTAGAATTTAAGACATCGCTTTCCCTGGTTCTCCTTGctcattttttttctgcAAGCCACCCGCGTGTGGCCAGTTAGTTTTTTCTCATGGCACTGCCGAACCTTGACCGAACCTCGGAGATTTAGTACCTGAGTTTTTCCCCTACTCAAGGTACACCATATCTCTGACCGATCCCCAGCTGGAAGTTGACCAGCTTGGGAGACGTCTTTCCTGCCTTTTATTTTAACTCGAGTCCGTGCATGCCTCATATGACGGCTTATACCAGCCCATGCGCGTCTTTGACATGGGTGGCCTGATAATCTATATGAACTTCATCAAAacaatgtacggagtactccgtatatggTATACCCCTATTCAATGACAAGAATCTAAATATGGCCATTTCAAAGTAGCACTAGACTGACTCCGCTCCGATTATCTCCATGGAAACCTGGATCACGGCGCTGGTGCCTATTTGGTGGTTGATTTCAAAGACGAGACGAGTAAGCAAATTATGGTGTTAACATCGGAAGTCGGCAATCGGGTACTCAACGGGGGCTGATCAGAAAAGACTGGAAACTTTATACACACATTGTACACTGCATCTCCACCATGCATAGGCCTCTTCATCATGAGGATTGATAATCATAATATGATTCATACGCAACTTACGAAGTACATGGAGTTTAGTCGGTCATGATTACAAAACCCACACGCACCGGAGATTATCCTTAGCTGACCTGATCTACGGAGCAGAGAACTTTAGATCTGCTCTCAGCGTCCACGGGTGGATGAAACTTCGGTAAGGTACCGAGTCCGATTGGAGCGTCCAAATGTGGAATCCCAAACCTATGCACGGTCCCCATGTGCATATTTACTTATGGGAACCATCTGTGCATTAGCATATTATGTACAATATTAGCTAAGCTAAACGAAGTCAATGTCCCCTGCGTTATACGGTGTACAGAATAGAATAGACTAGAGAATAAGTAAAAGTGGTAGGACCCTGGGAAGTTCGACTTGTCATGAAACCTTCGGGAAGCCAAGTGGGCCAATCAGATCGATGCCGCATACCCGAGTGGCTCAACATAAAACTTTCATAAATCACGTGGCGGTAAAAACGTGGCTGCAAACAGATAAGCCCCGAGCAGGGTTGCACCTGCATCTGAATCTTTGTACTCCGTCCTACGCATAACCTTTTAATTCACTGTGGAAGTACACCAGTACACTGTTCGAGGTGCGAAAGCAGTATGAAACCGACATAACTTTTTAATCTCAAATACCCCTAAAATAACACAAGGGACCAGATCCCAACTTTCATGGTCAGAATAATATCTTGGCCGGGCCTAGGACCCACCTATTCCACCCTATCCTACCTGCACACCGGATTCTACATAGCCGTGCTCTATTTGCGCTTAGTGCATCCATAACCCTGCAGTTGCCTTTATATATAGAGGAGCTCCATCCCGAGGTCTCTGCACTGTAATCATTCCGCTAATTTTGCTCGGCATCTCCTTCCCCCGCAAAGCTTCATACCCACCGCTTTTTTGATCCTACACATCCTTAATTTCGAATACACACATCGTAATCTCAATTTAATTCCTGCCCACTATGGCAGCAGATCCTCAGGTCTCAGACAAGATTGAGTCCTCTGCCCCAACGACGATTCCATTCTGGCGCTTGGTCTTTGACCAGGGTGTTGTCACGCGAGATATCATTGATCACCCATACCCCGGTTCAGGAACAGATGAGGACCCATTTGAAGTAACATGGATTCCAAACGACCCTCGCAATCCCATGAACTTCAGCGAGGTGAAGAAATGGACTATTACCATGCTGGTGGCCATCGCAACATTGGCTGTTTCACTGGTATCGTCTGCCTATACGGGCGGTCTCCGAGAGATCATGATGCAGTTTAAAATCGGGGAAGAACTTGCCACTCTTGGTGTCTCGCTTTTCGTTCTTGGTTTCGCGGTAAGACTTCGACTCTCCAGACATTGGCCCTTGAGCTTGTATGGTTGGTTTTGCATGCTAACGTTTCTTCGGAATAGATTGGACCATTGCTCTGGGCTCCACTGAGTGAGCTGTTTGGCCGCCAAATCCTTTTCATTACCACCTACGCCGCTCTCGCAGCTTTCAATGCCGGAGTCGCAGGTTCCAAAAATCCTTGGTCTATCATCATACTCCGGTTCTTTGCCGGTTCTTTTGGATCCTCGCCTTTAACTAACGCTGGTGGTGTCATTGCGGATATGTTTCCTGCTAAGCAGCGAGGTGTGGCTATGAGTTTGTTCGCCGCCGCACCCTTCCTCGGCCCCACTGTCGGCCCCATCATTGGTGGCTTCATTGGTATGAGTGACGGCGGCTGGCAATGGGTCATGGGTTTCCTTGCCATCTTTTCTGGTACCGTTTGGATTCTCGGCTCTCTGACGATCCCCGAGACCTATGCGCCCGTGCTTCTCCGCCGCCGTGCGGAGAGACTCTCAAAGCTATCCGGTAAGGTCTATCGGAGTAAGCTTGAAATCGACCAAGGCAAGGTGTCTCTGAAGGAGTCCTTCAAGGTGTCGCTGTCCCGTCCTTGGATTCTTTTGTTCCAGGAGCCTATTGTGTTCTTACTTTCTCTCTACATGGCTATTATCTACGGCACCTTGTACATGATGTTCGCCGCCTTCCCTATTGTCTACCAGCAGTCTCGCGGCTGGAACCAGGGTGTTGGTGGCCTTCCCTTCCTCGGTATCATGATTGGCATGTTGGGTGCCGTCGCTTACTCCCTTTGGGACAACAAGCGCTACGTCAAGGTGTCCGATGAATATAATGGATTTGCACCCCCAGAGTCTCGTCTCCCGCCTTGCCTCATCGCTTCCACCGCAATCCCAATCGGCCTATTCTGGTTCGCATGGACTAACTACCCCTCAATCCACTTCATGGTCAGCATCGCAGCCGGCGTCCCCTTCGGCTTCGGGATGGTCCTAGTGTTCCTCAGCATCATGAACTACCTCATAGACTCCTACACCATCTTCGCCGCCTCCGTGCTAGCCGCCAACTCCGTCATCCGTTCCCTCTTCGGTGCCGCCTTCCCTCTCTTCACCACCTACATGTACAAGAACCTGGGTATTCACTGGGCATCATCGATCCCGGCCTTCCTGGCGCTCGCCTGCGTGCCCTTCCCATTCTTGTTCTACAAGTACGGACCCGCAATCCGCACACGGTGCAAGTTTGCCGCCCAGTCCGACGCATTCATGCGCAAGATTCAGGAACAGTTTTCCGCCCCGCCGCCGGCAGAAGAAAAAGTGGAATACGACCGCACAGAGGCTCCTGCGCCCGAAGGCTCACTCTCCAGCGAGTCTCAGGATGGTGTTGACGCACTCCCCACGGAGCGTGTTCGCAGCCGTGCGCAATCTGTCGCTTCCAACCGCACTGCTGGCTCGCTGGCTCGCTCGGTTACCTATGAGGGAAACCCTTACGATATTGATCGTGTCAACACCCGTGAATCCTTCAAGAAATAGGCGGCTGCTGAGCAGCTAGCATATTCTCTCTCATCTTACCCCTCTCCTGTCCAGGCTTTTCATACCTATACATGCCTGTGTCACTAATCCTATTTTCTATTGGCCCCTTTCCTCTCATGTCCCCAAAAGTGCCTCATTTGCGTGTTATGCCTGTCATTACTTTGATACCCGTTTATATCATACCGAGGGCAACCTCATCCGACTAATGTTTTTATGGGATGCGATATATAGAGCCGGTGTTCGGGTTTTATGTTACAAATGTCAGTTTACCTTAAAAAGCACTTCTTTTCACATATCTCGTCCTTCATAGCGTAGATCACGACAACAAATCCAAGCCTCGTCGGAACCTGCACCCGGGACTGATCTCGGAGTTTCACCTGCTTTTCGGCTCTTATCGCCACCAACCCCGAGTTCGGATTTCAAAGCTTTTTGTTTCCTATTTTTCGATACTATTTCCACTTTCACTTTTGACTATTTCCCCCCACCTTGTAAATATCTAGATGTGGCATTGGAAATGGCCCTCCTCCGAAATGGCCCCTTATTCAGGGCCTCAATCTCACCCTCAAACTCCACTCTCCGCCGACCGATAACCCCCAGATTCGAACCCCAGGTATTCCGCCGAACACGCCCACAACGCCGACACAACTCCAACCACTCTACAGGCCATCCTACAGGGAAAGCACCTGCCGAGAGAAATACCACACGTGAAACCCCACCGCACTCGCACCATTCAACCGCCTCAACCCCACCCCAGCTGCCCAACACAACTTCCGCCGCTACAGCCGCAGCCGCAGCCGGGGCGGCGACCACACCGGCGCGAATTCGTGGATTCCGCGAGGTGATAAAGGCTGGCCCGGTCGGGAAATTCGGAAGATGGTATGCGCGGGTGCAGGCGCGCAAGCCGTACACGACACAGTTCTGGAGCTCGATCATCATCTACCTGTGTGGTGATCTGAGCGCGCAGATGCTATTTCCTTCTGAGGTTCCTGTTCCTGCGCTATCGGACTCGGAAGATGGGGATGTGGTTGCGCAGGGGGGTGGGGGCACTGTGAGCGCTGGCTATGATCCGCTCAGAACTCTGCGTCATCTGTGTGTGGGTGCTGGGTCGAGTATTCCGTCTTATAAATGGTATGTTCTATGATGTTGGTATTCGGTTGTGCGACGTGCGACCAACGGTCTCTTTCGGATTGTTACTA
The nucleotide sequence above comes from Penicillium digitatum chromosome 1, complete sequence. Encoded proteins:
- a CDS encoding Histone H4; translated protein: MSGRGKGGKGLGKGGAKRHRKILRDNIQGITKPAIRRLARRGGVKRISAMIYEETRGVLKTFLEGVIRDAVTYTEHAKRKTVTSLDVVYALKRQGRTLYGFGG
- a CDS encoding histone H3, coding for MARTKQTARKSTGGKAPRKQLASKAARKAAPSTGGVKKPHRYKPGTVALREIRRYQKSTELLIRKLPFQRLVREIAQDFKSDLRFQSSAIGALQESVEAYLVSLFEDTNLCAIHAKRVTIQSKDIQLARRLRGERS
- a CDS encoding MFS multidrug transporter, putative, translating into MAADPQVSDKIESSAPTTIPFWRLVFDQGVVTRDIIDHPYPGSGTDEDPFEVTWIPNDPRNPMNFSEVKKWTITMLVAIATLAVSLVSSAYTGGLREIMMQFKIGEELATLGVSLFVLGFAIGPLLWAPLSELFGRQILFITTYAALAAFNAGVAGSKNPWSIIILRFFAGSFGSSPLTNAGGVIADMFPAKQRGVAMSLFAAAPFLGPTVGPIIGGFIGMSDGGWQWVMGFLAIFSGTVWILGSLTIPETYAPVLLRRRAERLSKLSGKVYRSKLEIDQGKVSLKESFKVSLSRPWILLFQEPIVFLLSLYMAIIYGTLYMMFAAFPIVYQQSRGWNQGVGGLPFLGIMIGMLGAVAYSLWDNKRYVKVSDEYNGFAPPESRLPPCLIASTAIPIGLFWFAWTNYPSIHFMVSIAAGVPFGFGMVLVFLSIMNYLIDSYTIFAASVLAANSVIRSLFGAAFPLFTTYMYKNLGIHWASSIPAFLALACVPFPFLFYKYGPAIRTRCKFAAQSDAFMRKIQEQFSAPPPAEEKVEYDRTEAPAPEGSLSSESQDGVDALPTERVRSRAQSVASNRTAGSLARSVTYEGNPYDIDRVNTRESFKK
- a CDS encoding Mpv17/PMP22 — encoded protein: MALLRNGPLFRASISPSNSTLRRPITPRFEPQVFRRTRPQRRHNSNHSTGHPTGKAPAERNTTRETPPHSHHSTASTPPQLPNTTSAATAAAAAGAATTPARIRGFREVIKAGPVGKFGRWYARVQARKPYTTQFWSSIIIYLCGDLSAQMLFPSEVPVPALSDSEDGDVVAQGGGGTVSAGYDPLRTLRHLCVGAGSSIPSYKWFMFLGNHFNYPSKLLSILTKVVVQQTCFTPVFNTYFFSVQSLLAGATLDETWERLKKALPVSIQNSVKLWPAITAFSFMYVPAQFRNVFSGCIAVGWQTYLSWLNQKAAKEVAAAEALAATESMGVGVLRAVSGAKMISVRAA